A single region of the Salvia miltiorrhiza cultivar Shanhuang (shh) chromosome 8, IMPLAD_Smil_shh, whole genome shotgun sequence genome encodes:
- the LOC130997819 gene encoding uncharacterized protein LOC130997819 isoform X1, with protein MSTWDADYLDYLEVVTRRALQLPTSDRNDDDDDDDDDDDDDDDDEEEEEEEEEEEQDGDDDGIPGTTSGNLMNDNNGNEILPDTTASLPQGVVVVDDTDDGDDVAEAERECSSLRKGVSGDKGASTASLNGDDDGLLREFDRGEIDGLFCPICLEAWTSGGDHHVCCLPCGHIYGLSCIKKWLSRQGSHKQCPQCKKKCRMKDIRLIYATRLVAIDGDLQKRVQSFEAKCAILEKKSADWGKKEVEWKKREADLRKQVQYLKERTCDLEDLLEDMERRASGSSASNLNYPGGLTRGVDSSPSFHSGGSHKFQILRNFQIQGARLFGIDLNSKILVFARRLSGMGGGHVLTKVSLCDDEREDIHLAENTKAVKDLQVSPHGGLVLLASLGKKLSVLSTQSNNTVITYNLPAAAWSCCWDICNSHYLYAGLQNGTVLQFDRRQTARHVESSTGLTDKLVHTLHSLQSNSSCSSGVRSILTASALGICQLNFGASEEGHYLIPESDKQGVCISLACSESNDYITASYRPKLEVARDMAMLTAASSQAVMGSHVFYTKVGATYQKVGATCANVNDIRVPIRSAIIDGVYQNPAFASGDESTSELIFQELPSLMVLERLKYQNRLIYDVKYSRLLSSGLVGCLSEDSFGLYTANLI; from the exons ATGAGTACATGGGATGCTGACTACTTGGATTATTTGGAGGTGGTGACACGGCGGGCACTCCAACTGCCCACATCCGATCGCAAcgacgatgacgatgacgatgatgatgatgatgacgatgacgatgacgatgaggaggaggaggaggaggaggaggaggaggagcagGATGGAGATGATGATGGAATTCCCGGAACGACGTCGGGTAACTTGATGAACGACAATAACGGGAATGAGATCCTTCCCGACACTACTGCATCGTTGCCGCAAGGAGTTGTGGTTGTTGACGATACGGATGACGGCGATGATGTGGCCGAGGCTGAACGTGAATGCAGCAGTCTGAGGAAGGGGGTCAGCGGCGATAAAGGGGCTTCGACGGCGTCGTTAAATGGAGATGATGATGGATTGCTGCGAGAGTTTGATAGGGGTGAAATTGATGGACTCTTTTGCCCCATCTGCCTTGAGGCTTGGACCTCTGGTGGAGACCACCATGTCTG TTGTTTGCCATGCGGTCACATATATGGGTTATCGTGCATCAAGAAATGGTTGAGTCGTCAAGGCTCTCACAAG CAGTGTCCACAATGTAAAAAGAAATGTCGGATGAAGGACATTAGGCTGATTTACGCAACTCGGCTTGTTGCTATTGATGGAGATCTTCAAAAG AGAGTACAATCATTTGAAGCTAAATGTGCCATCCTTGAGAAAAAG AGTGCAGACTGGGGTAAGAAGGAAGTAgaatggaagaagagagaagctGATTTGCGCAAGCAAGTGCAATATCTCAAAGAG AGGACTTGTGACTTAGAGGATCTTTTGGAAGATATGGAACGCAGGGCATCAGGGTCATCTGCATCAAATTTGAATTATCCAGGAGGTTTGACAAGGG GAGTTGATTCTAGCCCTAGTTTCCACAGTGGAGGATCTCATAAATTTCAAATTCTG AGGAACTTTCAGATACAAGGTGCCCGCCTCTTTGGCATCGATCTTAACAGTAAAATTTTAGTGTTTGCTCGAAGGCTTTCGGGAATGGGGGGAGGCCATGTGCTAACCAAA GTGAGCTTGTGCGACGATGAAAGGGAGGACATTCATCTTGCTGAGAACACCAAAGCTGTTAAGGATCTACAGGTTTCCCCTCATGGTGGACTTGTGCTGTTAGCATCCCTAGGAAAGAAACTATCAGTTCTTAG CACACAAAGCAACAATACTGTTATTACTTATAATCTACCG GCTGCTGCCTGGTCATGTTGTTGGGATATTTGCAACTCACATTATTTATATGCAGGCTTGCAG AATGGCACAGTTTTACAGTTTGACAGACGTCAGACTGCGAGACATGTAGAATCCTCAACTGGTCTGACAGACAAGTTAGTTCATACGTTACATTCTCTTCAATCCAATTCATCTTGCAGTTCTGGTGTCAGAAGTATCCTAACTGCATCCGCACTTGGCATATGCCAATTGAATTTTGGTGCAAGTGAAGAAGG GCATTATCTAATTCCTGAATCAGATAAGCAAGGAGTTTGTATATCTCTTGCTTGTTCTGAATCCAATGATTATATCACGGCCTCATATCGTCCCAAACTTGAGGTAGCTCGCGACATGGCAATGCTTACTGCAGCGAGCAGCCAAGCAGTGATGGGAAGTCATGTCTTTTACACAAAAGTAGGTGCAACATACCAAAAGGTGGGAGCAACCTGTGCCAATGTGAATGATATTAGAGTGCCGATTAGATCTGCAATCATCGATGGGGTTTACCAAAATCCTGCTTTTGCTTCCGGGGACGAATCTACGTCCGAACTCATATTTCAAGAGTTACCATCTCTAATGGTTTTGGAGCGTCTTAAATATCAAAATCGCCTAATTTATGATGTCAAGTATAGCCGACTATTAAGTTCTGGACTAGTTGGGTGTTTAAGTGAGGACTCCTTTGGCCTATATACTGCCAACCTCATCTAG
- the LOC130997819 gene encoding uncharacterized protein LOC130997819 isoform X2 — protein MSTWDADYLDYLEVVTRRALQLPTSDRNDDDDDDDDDDDDDDDDEEEEEEEEEEEQDGDDDGIPGTTSGNLMNDNNGNEILPDTTASLPQGVVVVDDTDDGDDVAEAERECSSLRKGVSGDKGASTASLNGDDDGLLREFDRGEIDGLFCPICLEAWTSGGDHHVCCLPCGHIYGLSCIKKWLSRQGSHKCPQCKKKCRMKDIRLIYATRLVAIDGDLQKRVQSFEAKCAILEKKSADWGKKEVEWKKREADLRKQVQYLKERTCDLEDLLEDMERRASGSSASNLNYPGGLTRGVDSSPSFHSGGSHKFQILRNFQIQGARLFGIDLNSKILVFARRLSGMGGGHVLTKVSLCDDEREDIHLAENTKAVKDLQVSPHGGLVLLASLGKKLSVLSTQSNNTVITYNLPAAAWSCCWDICNSHYLYAGLQNGTVLQFDRRQTARHVESSTGLTDKLVHTLHSLQSNSSCSSGVRSILTASALGICQLNFGASEEGHYLIPESDKQGVCISLACSESNDYITASYRPKLEVARDMAMLTAASSQAVMGSHVFYTKVGATYQKVGATCANVNDIRVPIRSAIIDGVYQNPAFASGDESTSELIFQELPSLMVLERLKYQNRLIYDVKYSRLLSSGLVGCLSEDSFGLYTANLI, from the exons ATGAGTACATGGGATGCTGACTACTTGGATTATTTGGAGGTGGTGACACGGCGGGCACTCCAACTGCCCACATCCGATCGCAAcgacgatgacgatgacgatgatgatgatgatgacgatgacgatgacgatgaggaggaggaggaggaggaggaggaggaggagcagGATGGAGATGATGATGGAATTCCCGGAACGACGTCGGGTAACTTGATGAACGACAATAACGGGAATGAGATCCTTCCCGACACTACTGCATCGTTGCCGCAAGGAGTTGTGGTTGTTGACGATACGGATGACGGCGATGATGTGGCCGAGGCTGAACGTGAATGCAGCAGTCTGAGGAAGGGGGTCAGCGGCGATAAAGGGGCTTCGACGGCGTCGTTAAATGGAGATGATGATGGATTGCTGCGAGAGTTTGATAGGGGTGAAATTGATGGACTCTTTTGCCCCATCTGCCTTGAGGCTTGGACCTCTGGTGGAGACCACCATGTCTG TTGTTTGCCATGCGGTCACATATATGGGTTATCGTGCATCAAGAAATGGTTGAGTCGTCAAGGCTCTCACAAG TGTCCACAATGTAAAAAGAAATGTCGGATGAAGGACATTAGGCTGATTTACGCAACTCGGCTTGTTGCTATTGATGGAGATCTTCAAAAG AGAGTACAATCATTTGAAGCTAAATGTGCCATCCTTGAGAAAAAG AGTGCAGACTGGGGTAAGAAGGAAGTAgaatggaagaagagagaagctGATTTGCGCAAGCAAGTGCAATATCTCAAAGAG AGGACTTGTGACTTAGAGGATCTTTTGGAAGATATGGAACGCAGGGCATCAGGGTCATCTGCATCAAATTTGAATTATCCAGGAGGTTTGACAAGGG GAGTTGATTCTAGCCCTAGTTTCCACAGTGGAGGATCTCATAAATTTCAAATTCTG AGGAACTTTCAGATACAAGGTGCCCGCCTCTTTGGCATCGATCTTAACAGTAAAATTTTAGTGTTTGCTCGAAGGCTTTCGGGAATGGGGGGAGGCCATGTGCTAACCAAA GTGAGCTTGTGCGACGATGAAAGGGAGGACATTCATCTTGCTGAGAACACCAAAGCTGTTAAGGATCTACAGGTTTCCCCTCATGGTGGACTTGTGCTGTTAGCATCCCTAGGAAAGAAACTATCAGTTCTTAG CACACAAAGCAACAATACTGTTATTACTTATAATCTACCG GCTGCTGCCTGGTCATGTTGTTGGGATATTTGCAACTCACATTATTTATATGCAGGCTTGCAG AATGGCACAGTTTTACAGTTTGACAGACGTCAGACTGCGAGACATGTAGAATCCTCAACTGGTCTGACAGACAAGTTAGTTCATACGTTACATTCTCTTCAATCCAATTCATCTTGCAGTTCTGGTGTCAGAAGTATCCTAACTGCATCCGCACTTGGCATATGCCAATTGAATTTTGGTGCAAGTGAAGAAGG GCATTATCTAATTCCTGAATCAGATAAGCAAGGAGTTTGTATATCTCTTGCTTGTTCTGAATCCAATGATTATATCACGGCCTCATATCGTCCCAAACTTGAGGTAGCTCGCGACATGGCAATGCTTACTGCAGCGAGCAGCCAAGCAGTGATGGGAAGTCATGTCTTTTACACAAAAGTAGGTGCAACATACCAAAAGGTGGGAGCAACCTGTGCCAATGTGAATGATATTAGAGTGCCGATTAGATCTGCAATCATCGATGGGGTTTACCAAAATCCTGCTTTTGCTTCCGGGGACGAATCTACGTCCGAACTCATATTTCAAGAGTTACCATCTCTAATGGTTTTGGAGCGTCTTAAATATCAAAATCGCCTAATTTATGATGTCAAGTATAGCCGACTATTAAGTTCTGGACTAGTTGGGTGTTTAAGTGAGGACTCCTTTGGCCTATATACTGCCAACCTCATCTAG
- the LOC130998361 gene encoding uncharacterized protein LOC130998361, with amino-acid sequence MNGDKRKPPEKECYIPTQDISCVLCQEKTEDSNHLFFSCQKATEVWYDLLSWIGKSAALHSSASNHLMGFSNIGHKKDILFLTGLWICTVWCIWKKRNDIRFKQGKWSRDGVTAEIKSHVWSWLQVFSKYGSSADFSFRDWFNVVPLAN; translated from the coding sequence ATGAATGGCGACAAGCGAAAACCTCCTGAAAAGGAATGTTACATTCCGACCCAAGACATCTCTTGTGTGCTCTGTCAAGAGAAGACCGAAGACTCAAATCACCTTTTCTTCTCCTGTCAAAAAGCAACAGAAGTCTGGTACGATCTCCTTTCGTGGATTGGGAAATCTGCTGCTTTACATTCAAGCGCGAGCAACCACCTGATGGGTTTCTCTAATATTGGACACAAGAAGGATATTCTTTTTCTGACTGGACTTTGGATCTGCACTGTATGGTGCATCTGGAAAAAAAGGAACGATATTCGGTTCAAGCAAGGTAAGTGGAGCAGGGATGGAGTGACAGCCGAGATCAAGTCACATGTTTGGAGTTGGTTGCAGGTGTTCTCCAAGTATGGGAGCTCAGCTGATTTTTCTTTCAGAGATTGGTTCAATGTTGTTCCTCTTGCAAATTGA